A DNA window from Mya arenaria isolate MELC-2E11 chromosome 17, ASM2691426v1 contains the following coding sequences:
- the LOC128223993 gene encoding uncharacterized protein LOC128223993, with the protein MDRDPEGHHFMSLRLSRVLRDIGVTRQMVTRRRRTFLFAEKVSTVNRLIRCDAKYNAFVFGSQSEGTTTLGMNSDIDTFAWEKHFNVIKYWSEWEQGETNLLIIKNDCSPPQHCCLQMVRHDCPLPVTREMATANLDMAETMDGMVLLKNTWLDNPMEQIFGRLFRKQGPSRSALKYLDVIVALKYSGLLFECNFLFTRPKPGHWPRPEILAQARQCETFLVPQGHAESDQSQLEWRFSTSMIERLLMFDLNILKIQVYIFLKILRTSFFKPLVGDRLSTFHFKTALLFTLETYPPEIWQERNLLQCVIYCLKTLQRWFNLRHCPHYTISGVDLFVGKLRKWEFPLLSAVLSDMIDNIMDYVSQIEMDQIGVRIGNICRSVSTGYQNSLTTVRFCFDWTLNDIFELYWRCTIERIDISKTRSILIKVREILYDSYIWEELQHAQTFLYQYLASVTASRCLRLKNRIPSDVYRLYEVSLDSDLTSSRLKFASMMYCSGQYERAKQVLVYTEALMHADVWQYGRFSGRSQHKPTERFIQKVFELPVSEVIKRHVACSVVFNSLEICCVPGFLVYEMHRTIRPEDFHHRRKSFDDWMDLVVIDSKPFMFYLQYLTFRQLGEEERRLEALDKLHNYVCVESRGCGYIDTALNVLGHCYELENLYELAWTGYRKSLGLLPYNNAASWHIALACYREFLKEFPDNNAAIWHLALTTVKSLMFVGH; encoded by the coding sequence ATGGACCGTGACCCAGAAGGCCATCATTTCATGTCCCTGAGACTTTCCAGAGTTCTGAGGGACATCGGCGTCACCAGACAGATGGTGACTCGGAGGAGGAGGACATTCCTGTTTGCGGAGAAGGTTTCAACTGTTAATAGACTTATAAGATGTGATGCAAAGTATAACGCGTTTGTTTTTGGTAGCCAATCGGAAGGAACAACAACTCTAGGCATGAATTCAGATATAGATACTTTTGCATgggaaaaacattttaatgtgataaaatattggTCAGAATGGGAGCAAGGGGAGACGAATCTTTTGATAATAAAGAACGATTGTTCTCCGCCCCAACACTGCTGTTTACAGATGGTGAGACATGACTGTCCTTTGCCCGTCACACGGGAGATGGCGACAGCAAATTTGGATATGGCGGAGACAATGGATGGCATGGTGCTACTGAAAAACACTTGGTTGGATAATCCAATGGAGCAGATATTTGGTCGGTTATTTAGGAAACAAGGGCCCTCAAGAAGTGCTTTGAAATACTTAGACGTAATAGTCGCGTTAAAATACAGCGGACTGTTGTTTGAATGCAATTTCCTATTCACAAGACCAAAGCCTGGTCACTGGCCGAGACCTGAAATACTCGCGCAGGCACGTCAGTGTGAAACCTTCCTCGTTCCACAAGGACACGCTGAGAGTGATCAGTCACAACTGGAATGGAGGTTTTCTACGTCAATGATTGAAAGACTGCTCATGTTTGatcttaatattttgaaaatacaggtttatatatttcttaaaatcttACGAACGTCTTTTTTCAAACCGTTAGTTGGTGATAGACTTAGCacgtttcatttcaaaacagcTCTATTATTCACCCTAGAGACATATCCACCAGAGATCTGGCAGGAGCGTAACCTGCTGCAGTGTGTTATATACTGCCTGAAAACTCTTCAACGATGGTTCAACCTTCGGCACTGTCCACATTACACAATCTCGGGAGTGGACCTGTTTGTAGGAAAACTGAGAAAATGGGAATTTCCTCTCCTGTCAGCCGTTCTGTCTGACATGATAGACAACATCATGGACTATGTCTCCCAGATAGAAATGGACCAAATAGGGGTGAGGATTGGTAACATATGCAGATCAGTCAGTACAGGATATCAGAACTCATTAACTACAGTGAGGTTCTGCTTTGATTGGACTTTAAACGATATATTCGAATTGTATTGGAGATGCACGATTGAAAGAATTGACATTTCTAAAACAAGGAGCATTCTCATAAAGGTTCGTGAGATTCTTTATGACTCCTATATATGGGAAGAATTACAGCATGCACAGACGTTCCTATACCAATATCTTGCCTCCGTGACAGCATCTAGGTGTCTTCGCCTGAAAAATCGAATACCATCAGACGTTTACCGCCTGTACGAGGTCTCTCTAGACTCAGATCTCACCTCCAGCAGATTGAAGTTTGCATCTATGATGTACTGCAGTGGTCAGTATGAGAGGGCTAAACAGGTGTTGGTCTACACGGAGGCGCTGATGCATGCCGATGTGTGGCAGTACGGTCGGTTTTCAGGAAGGTCTCAACATAAGCCTACTGAGAGGTTTATTCAAAAGGTTTTTGAGCTGCCTGTTTCGGAAGTTATAAAACGGCATGTTGCATGCTCcgttgtttttaattcattagaAATATGTTGTGTACCTGGGTTCCTAGTATACGAGATGCATAGAACGATTCGCCCTGAAGATTTTCACCACAGACGTAAATCATTCGATGATTGGATGGACCTTGTAGTGATTGACTCCAAACCCTTTATGTTCTACCTGCAGTACCTCACATTCAGACAACTAGGGGAAGAAGAGAGAAGATTGGAAGCACTCGATAAGCTACACAACTACGTTTGTGTTGAGAGTCGAGGGTGTGGTTATATAGATACAGCCCTGAATGTACTTGGTCACTGCTATGAACTGGAGAACTTGTATGAACTTGCATGGACAGGCTACAGAAAATCCCTCGGGCTCCTTCCTTACAACAACGCAGCTAGCTGGCATATAGCCTTGGCATGTTACAGAGAATTTCTAAAAGAATTTCCCGACAACAACGCAGCAATATGGCATTTAGCCTTgactactgtgaaatcattaatgttcgtggggcattaa